The Hyphomicrobiales bacterium genome has a window encoding:
- a CDS encoding Malonyl-CoA synthase, with the protein MGNHLFDLIRSRMPAPDAPFALLDDGRRFSYGDMVAVSARFADALVGLGVKPGDRVAVQVEKSFEALMLYLGTVRAGAIFLPLNTAYTPAEIEYFLGDAEPAVFVCDPAKAQALHPYAEKAGAKLETLGIGTGSLLDKANAASGDFTDVARGPDDLAAILYTSGTTGRSKGAMLSHDNLSSNALALVDYWRFGKGDVLLHALPIFHTHGLFVATNVILLSGGSMILLPKFDPEQVFKYLPQATCMMGVPTFYVRLLQDARLTPAATKHMRLFVSGSAPLLAETHREWREKTGHAILERYGMTETNMNTSNPYEGDRVAGTVGFPLPGVSARVTDPETGKEIARDEIGMIEVKGPNVFKGYWRNPEKTKAEFRADGFFITGDLGKIDPAGYVHIVGRGKDLIITGGYNVYPKEVEAEIDEMPGVIESAVIGVPHPDFGEGVTAVVVCKPGAEITAKAIAAALEQRLAKFKQPKQVFVVAELPRNTMGKVQKNLLREQYKGIYAKQLKAGE; encoded by the coding sequence ATGGGCAATCATCTCTTCGACCTGATCCGTTCGCGCATGCCGGCGCCCGACGCGCCCTTCGCGCTGCTCGATGACGGCAGGCGTTTCTCCTATGGCGACATGGTCGCCGTCTCCGCGCGCTTCGCCGATGCGTTGGTCGGGCTCGGCGTAAAGCCCGGGGATCGCGTGGCGGTTCAAGTGGAGAAGAGCTTCGAGGCGCTGATGCTCTATCTCGGCACGGTCCGGGCCGGGGCGATCTTCCTGCCGCTCAACACCGCCTATACCCCGGCCGAGATCGAGTATTTCCTTGGCGATGCCGAGCCGGCCGTCTTCGTCTGCGATCCCGCCAAGGCGCAAGCCCTGCATCCCTATGCCGAGAAGGCCGGCGCGAAGCTGGAGACGCTCGGTATCGGCACCGGCAGCCTGCTCGACAAGGCCAATGCCGCGTCGGGCGACTTCACTGACGTCGCGCGCGGGCCGGACGATCTCGCCGCGATCCTCTACACGTCCGGCACGACCGGCCGCTCCAAGGGCGCGATGCTGAGCCACGACAACCTGTCGTCCAATGCGCTGGCGCTGGTCGATTACTGGCGCTTCGGCAAGGGCGACGTGCTGCTGCACGCATTGCCGATCTTCCACACCCACGGCCTCTTCGTGGCGACGAATGTGATCCTGCTGTCCGGCGGTTCGATGATCCTGCTGCCCAAGTTCGATCCGGAACAGGTCTTCAAGTACCTGCCGCAGGCGACCTGCATGATGGGCGTGCCGACCTTCTATGTCCGGCTCTTGCAGGATGCCAGGCTGACGCCTGCAGCGACCAAGCATATGCGCCTCTTCGTCTCCGGTTCGGCGCCGCTTCTGGCCGAGACGCATCGCGAATGGCGCGAGAAGACCGGCCACGCCATCCTCGAGCGCTACGGCATGACCGAGACCAACATGAACACCTCGAACCCCTATGAGGGGGATCGGGTGGCCGGCACGGTTGGCTTCCCGCTGCCGGGCGTCTCCGCCCGCGTCACCGATCCCGAGACGGGCAAGGAGATCGCCCGCGACGAGATCGGCATGATCGAGGTCAAGGGTCCCAACGTCTTCAAGGGCTATTGGCGCAATCCCGAGAAGACCAAGGCCGAGTTCAGGGCCGACGGCTTCTTCATCACCGGCGATCTCGGCAAGATCGACCCTGCCGGCTATGTCCATATCGTCGGGCGCGGCAAGGACCTGATCATCACCGGCGGCTACAACGTCTATCCGAAGGAAGTCGAGGCCGAGATCGACGAGATGCCGGGCGTGATCGAGAGCGCCGTCATCGGCGTGCCGCATCCCGATTTCGGCGAGGGCGTTACCGCGGTCGTGGTCTGCAAGCCCGGCGCCGAGATCACCGCCAAGGCCATCGCTGCGGCGCTCGAGCAGCGGCTCGCCAAGTTCAAGCAGCCCAAGCAGGTCTTCGTCGTCGCCGAACTGCCGCGCAACACCATGGGCAAGGTCCAGAAGAACCTGCTGCGCGAGCAGTATAAGGGCATCTACGCCAAGCAGCTGAAGGCGGGGGAGTAA
- a CDS encoding MCD, Malonyl-CoA decarboxylase MCD, which produces MDMAFLGELLTNVADRGRALIGFERFLGGRSRPVDRLCEDLLSGRGEASGMALAQAVLEVWQSLDKPGRLAFFNLLQERFGPDHERLDKAIESYRIKPDSAAVSALHLAAEPRRQELLRRLNLAPEGTPVLVRMREALFEAIESQPDLRAIDDDFRHLFGSWFNRGFLVLRRIDWRTPANVLEKIIRYEAVHEIQGWDDLRRRLEPADRRCFAFFHPQLVDEPLIFVEVALTTEIPRSIGEVLEPEREVLPAQAATTAVFYSISNCQEGLRGISFGNFLIKQVAEDLKRELPGLDTFVTLSPVPGFARWLAGIAAEPGDLALTNEERAELARPAGETISLDDATKARRDKLLGQMTAEYLLRARTASGRVVDPVARFHLGNGARLERINVGGNLSARGLRESHGVMVNYRYDLDDIETNHEAFATRNTVVASSSVRKLLRPATS; this is translated from the coding sequence ATGGACATGGCGTTTCTCGGCGAACTTCTGACCAACGTGGCGGATCGCGGCCGCGCGCTGATCGGTTTCGAGCGCTTCCTCGGCGGTCGCTCGCGCCCGGTCGACAGGCTCTGCGAGGATCTGCTGTCCGGACGCGGCGAGGCCTCGGGGATGGCGCTGGCGCAGGCCGTTCTCGAAGTTTGGCAAAGTCTCGACAAGCCCGGCCGGCTCGCCTTCTTCAACCTGCTGCAGGAACGCTTCGGGCCGGATCACGAGCGGCTCGACAAGGCGATCGAGAGCTATCGCATCAAACCCGACTCGGCGGCCGTCTCGGCGCTCCATCTCGCCGCCGAGCCGCGCCGGCAGGAGTTGCTGCGCCGCCTCAATCTCGCTCCTGAAGGCACGCCCGTGCTGGTGCGGATGCGCGAGGCGCTGTTCGAGGCGATCGAGTCGCAGCCTGATCTCAGGGCGATCGACGACGATTTCCGCCATCTCTTCGGCTCCTGGTTCAACCGGGGCTTCCTCGTCCTGCGCCGCATCGACTGGCGCACCCCCGCCAATGTGCTGGAAAAGATCATCCGCTACGAAGCCGTGCACGAGATCCAGGGCTGGGACGATCTCAGGCGCCGGCTGGAGCCGGCGGATCGGCGCTGCTTCGCCTTCTTCCACCCGCAGCTCGTCGACGAGCCGCTGATCTTCGTCGAGGTCGCGCTGACCACCGAGATTCCGCGCAGCATCGGCGAGGTCCTCGAACCGGAGCGCGAGGTGCTGCCGGCTCAGGCTGCGACGACAGCAGTGTTCTATTCGATCTCGAACTGCCAGGAAGGTCTGCGCGGGATCTCCTTCGGCAATTTCCTGATCAAGCAGGTGGCCGAGGATCTGAAGCGCGAGCTTCCGGGGCTGGACACTTTCGTGACGCTCTCGCCGGTGCCTGGTTTTGCGCGCTGGCTCGCCGGGATTGCAGCCGAGCCCGGCGATCTCGCCCTCACTAACGAGGAGCGCGCCGAGCTTGCCCGCCCGGCCGGAGAAACGATCTCCCTCGACGATGCGACGAAGGCGCGCCGCGACAAGCTGCTCGGCCAGATGACGGCCGAGTATCTGCTGCGGGCGCGCACGGCCTCGGGCCGCGTCGTCGATCCCGTCGCGCGCTTCCATCTCGGCAACGGCGCGCGGCTGGAGCGCATCAATGTCGGCGGCAATCTCTCGGCGCGGGGCTTGCGCGAGTCCCACGGCGTGATGGTGAACTACCGCTACGATCTCGACGACATCGAAACCAATCACGAGGCCTTCGCCACCCGCAATACGGTGGTGGCCTCCTCCAGCGTGCGCAAGCTGCTGCGCCCTGCTACGAGCTGA
- the otnK gene encoding 3-oxo-tetronate kinase, giving the protein MLLGVIADDMTGATDVALMLNRAGMRTVQVIGVPPAGSALPEADAVVVALKSRTNPVAEAVADSLAACEALLKGGARQILFKYCSTFDSTAEGNIGPVANALAERLGAGLAIVCPAFPANGRSIYQGYLFVGAVPLHESSMKDHPLTPMRDSNLMRLMSVQAKTETGLVDYATVLAGPAAVKARLARLQADGVRYAVTDALTNEDLMTLGHTVSEHVLLTGGSGIAMGLPQNFRRAGLLPERPGPQELKAPAGRAGILSGSCSTATRGQIKAALEAGYPALKVDPLALADGRQHAAGLAEWALAQPQDKPFLVYSSDDPAEVAAVQDKLGREKAGSIVEHAFAEVARRLSEGGVTRLLVAGGETSGATVLGLGIRTLEIGPEIDPGVPWTRVVDGPEMVVALKSGNFGAPDFFLKAWKLLR; this is encoded by the coding sequence ATGCTGCTGGGCGTGATTGCCGATGACATGACCGGCGCGACCGACGTCGCGCTGATGCTGAACCGCGCCGGCATGCGCACCGTGCAGGTCATTGGCGTGCCGCCGGCCGGCAGCGCGTTGCCGGAGGCCGATGCGGTCGTCGTCGCGCTGAAGTCGCGCACCAATCCGGTGGCCGAGGCCGTCGCGGATTCGCTCGCCGCCTGCGAGGCGCTGCTCAAGGGCGGGGCGCGCCAGATCCTGTTCAAATACTGCTCGACCTTCGATTCCACTGCCGAAGGCAATATCGGACCGGTGGCGAACGCGTTGGCGGAACGCCTCGGCGCCGGGCTCGCCATCGTCTGCCCGGCTTTCCCGGCCAATGGCCGCTCGATCTACCAGGGCTATCTCTTCGTCGGCGCCGTGCCGCTGCACGAGAGCTCGATGAAGGATCATCCGCTGACGCCGATGCGCGATTCCAACCTGATGCGGCTGATGTCGGTGCAGGCGAAGACCGAAACCGGCCTCGTCGATTACGCCACCGTGCTCGCCGGCCCCGCCGCGGTGAAGGCGCGCCTCGCCAGGCTTCAGGCCGACGGCGTCCGCTATGCCGTGACCGACGCTCTGACCAACGAGGATCTGATGACGCTCGGCCATACGGTGTCCGAGCATGTCCTGCTGACCGGCGGTTCCGGCATCGCGATGGGCCTGCCGCAGAACTTCCGCCGCGCCGGCCTGCTGCCGGAGCGGCCCGGACCGCAGGAGCTGAAAGCCCCCGCCGGCCGGGCCGGTATCCTCTCCGGCAGTTGCTCGACCGCGACGCGCGGCCAGATCAAGGCAGCGCTGGAGGCCGGTTACCCCGCGCTCAAGGTCGATCCGCTGGCGCTGGCCGATGGCAGGCAGCACGCGGCCGGGCTCGCCGAATGGGCGCTGGCGCAGCCGCAGGACAAGCCGTTTCTCGTCTATTCCAGCGACGATCCGGCCGAAGTCGCGGCCGTGCAGGACAAGCTGGGGCGCGAGAAGGCCGGCAGCATCGTCGAGCATGCCTTTGCCGAGGTCGCACGGCGCCTGTCCGAAGGTGGTGTGACGCGGCTTCTCGTCGCGGGCGGGGAGACCTCGGGCGCGACCGTGCTCGGCTTGGGGATTCGCACGCTGGAAATCGGCCCGGAAATCGACCCCGGCGTGCCCTGGACGCGCGTCGTTGACGGGCCGGAGATGGTCGTGGCGCTCAAGTCCGGCAATTTCGGCGCGCCGGACTTCTTCCTGAAGGCGTGGAAGCTGCTGCGTTGA
- a CDS encoding TRAP-type C4-dicarboxylate transport system, large permease component, which yields MALTVGAFFAIMLVGVPIALCLCLGALVYMAATGNLQLLPNYPLQMFGGVDSYGLIAIPLFILIGEIMNGGGITRRIVDLAMAFVGSLKGGLAYVNILANMFVASILGSATAQVAIMAQVMVPEMERKGYDKDFAAGLTAYGGMLGPIIPPSVMFVVYAVLAQVSVSDMLLSGIVPGVLLTVLFFLIIAAMGFVYNYPAGDKLSLRERTRIVAGSAPTLLIPIVIVGSILGGLANATEAAAVGSVAAALIGRYWTKEFKFAQLPQMMLRAGVYSAIVLFLVAAAAVFSWVLVYGKVPQTVAASIQAIAKDPVTFMLLVNVILLIIGTVIDGIPGLIMTVPILLPIATEVYAIDPRHFGVVVVINLVLGLLSPPVGLCFFVAAAVTGAKPGKMFLVTLPFFIISCVLLILLSIYPWLSLALVK from the coding sequence ATGGCCCTCACGGTTGGAGCTTTCTTCGCCATCATGCTGGTCGGCGTGCCGATCGCGCTGTGCCTGTGCCTCGGCGCGCTCGTCTACATGGCGGCGACCGGCAACCTGCAGCTTCTGCCGAACTACCCGCTGCAGATGTTCGGGGGTGTCGACAGCTACGGGCTGATCGCCATCCCGCTCTTCATCCTGATCGGCGAGATCATGAACGGCGGCGGCATCACGCGCCGCATCGTCGATCTGGCGATGGCCTTCGTCGGCTCGCTCAAGGGCGGACTGGCCTATGTCAACATCCTCGCCAACATGTTCGTCGCCTCGATCCTCGGCTCGGCCACGGCCCAGGTCGCGATCATGGCGCAGGTCATGGTCCCCGAGATGGAGCGCAAGGGCTACGACAAGGATTTCGCCGCCGGCCTCACCGCCTATGGCGGCATGCTCGGGCCGATCATCCCGCCCTCGGTGATGTTCGTCGTCTATGCCGTGCTGGCCCAGGTCTCGGTCAGCGACATGCTGCTGTCCGGCATCGTGCCGGGCGTGCTCCTGACCGTCCTGTTCTTCCTCATCATCGCCGCCATGGGATTCGTCTACAATTATCCGGCCGGCGACAAGCTCTCCCTGCGCGAGCGCACCCGGATCGTGGCCGGCTCGGCGCCGACCCTGCTGATCCCGATCGTTATCGTCGGCTCGATCCTCGGCGGTCTCGCCAATGCCACCGAGGCGGCGGCCGTCGGCTCGGTCGCGGCGGCGCTGATCGGGCGCTACTGGACGAAGGAGTTCAAGTTCGCGCAGCTGCCGCAGATGATGTTGCGGGCCGGCGTCTATTCGGCGATCGTGCTGTTCCTCGTCGCCGCCGCCGCCGTGTTCTCCTGGGTTCTGGTCTACGGCAAGGTGCCGCAGACGGTCGCCGCCTCGATCCAGGCCATCGCCAAGGATCCGGTGACCTTCATGCTCTTGGTCAACGTGATCCTGCTGATCATCGGCACGGTGATCGACGGCATTCCCGGCCTGATCATGACGGTGCCGATCCTCCTGCCGATCGCGACCGAGGTCTATGCCATCGACCCCCGCCATTTCGGCGTGGTCGTGGTGATCAATCTCGTGCTCGGCCTGCTCTCGCCGCCGGTGGGGCTGTGCTTCTTCGTCGCCGCCGCGGTGACCGGGGCGAAGCCGGGCAAGATGTTCCTGGTGACGCTGCCCTTCTTCATCATCTCCTGCGTCCTGCTGATCCTGCTTTCGATCTACCCATGGCTCTCGCTGGCCCTGGTGAAGTGA
- a CDS encoding Gamma-glutamyltranspeptidase encodes MFTTRPEILGTFGVVTSTHWLATASGMAMLEKGGNAFDACAAAAFVLQVVEPHLVGPAGDMPAVFYSAETKTVETLCAQGPAPQAATIAAYKALGLDLIPGSGLLATVIPGAFGGWMTLLRDHGRLKLREVLEPAIGYFENGHPMLPRVSDSIRELTDLFSNEWTTSGAVYLPGGNVPEARKLFANKAAAETYKRILSEAEAKGSDRQEQIQGAYDAWYKGFVAEAMDRFCRTQEVMDSSGRRNKGLLTANDMANYRPTYETPTSVSYHDWEVFKIGPWGQGPAFLQTLKILEGIDLAGMGPASPEFVHHVVEAMKLAFADREAYYGDPDFVKVPLATLLSEDYAVGRRGLIGERASLELRPGIVPGYEAQVAHALKALGAIAQPGQGGASVGEPTMASMVAAGRRGDTVHIDVIDKWGNMIAATPSGGWLQSSPVIPELGFPLNSRAQMFWLEEGLPASLAPGKRPRTTLTPSITFEKGEPRLAFGTPGGDQQEQWQLGLFLRRVHHGLNLQEAIDLPLFHTQHFPSSFYPRNSRPGHLMIEESIGAAALAELERRGHAVEKAPAWTVGRLTAAERSADGLLRAAATPRLMQAYAAGR; translated from the coding sequence ATGTTCACCACCCGCCCCGAAATCCTCGGCACCTTCGGCGTCGTCACCTCGACGCATTGGCTCGCCACCGCGTCTGGCATGGCGATGCTGGAGAAGGGCGGCAACGCCTTCGATGCCTGCGCGGCGGCGGCGTTCGTGCTGCAGGTCGTGGAGCCGCATCTCGTCGGCCCGGCCGGCGACATGCCCGCCGTGTTCTATTCGGCCGAAACGAAGACGGTCGAGACGCTCTGCGCCCAGGGACCGGCCCCGCAGGCGGCCACCATCGCGGCCTACAAGGCGCTCGGCCTCGACCTGATCCCCGGCTCCGGCCTGCTCGCCACCGTGATTCCCGGCGCCTTCGGCGGCTGGATGACGCTGCTGCGCGACCATGGCCGGCTGAAGCTGCGCGAGGTGCTGGAGCCGGCGATCGGCTATTTCGAGAACGGCCACCCGATGCTACCGCGCGTCTCGGATTCGATCCGCGAGCTGACCGACCTCTTCAGCAACGAATGGACGACCTCGGGCGCGGTCTACCTGCCCGGCGGCAATGTGCCGGAAGCCCGCAAGCTCTTCGCCAACAAGGCCGCGGCCGAGACCTACAAGCGCATCCTCTCCGAGGCGGAAGCCAAGGGCAGCGACCGCCAGGAGCAGATCCAGGGCGCCTATGACGCCTGGTACAAGGGTTTCGTCGCCGAGGCGATGGACCGCTTCTGCCGGACGCAGGAGGTCATGGATTCCTCCGGCCGGCGCAACAAGGGCCTGCTGACCGCCAACGACATGGCGAATTACCGGCCGACCTACGAGACGCCGACCTCCGTCAGCTATCACGACTGGGAGGTCTTCAAGATCGGTCCCTGGGGCCAGGGTCCCGCCTTCCTGCAGACGCTGAAGATCCTCGAAGGCATCGACCTTGCCGGGATGGGGCCGGCGAGCCCGGAATTCGTCCATCATGTCGTCGAGGCGATGAAGCTCGCCTTCGCCGACCGAGAGGCCTATTACGGCGACCCGGATTTCGTGAAGGTGCCGCTCGCGACCCTGCTCTCCGAAGACTACGCCGTGGGGCGGCGCGGGCTGATCGGCGAACGCGCCTCGCTGGAGCTGCGTCCCGGCATCGTCCCTGGCTACGAGGCACAGGTCGCGCACGCGCTGAAGGCCCTCGGCGCCATCGCCCAGCCGGGCCAGGGCGGCGCCAGCGTCGGCGAACCGACCATGGCCTCGATGGTCGCGGCCGGACGCCGCGGCGACACGGTCCATATCGACGTCATCGACAAATGGGGCAACATGATCGCGGCGACGCCTTCGGGCGGCTGGCTGCAATCCTCGCCGGTGATCCCGGAGCTCGGCTTCCCGCTCAACTCGCGCGCGCAGATGTTCTGGCTCGAAGAGGGCTTGCCCGCCTCGCTCGCGCCGGGCAAGCGCCCGCGCACGACGCTGACGCCGTCGATCACCTTCGAGAAGGGCGAGCCGCGCCTCGCCTTCGGCACGCCGGGCGGCGACCAGCAGGAGCAATGGCAGCTCGGCCTGTTCCTGCGCCGGGTCCATCATGGCCTGAACCTGCAGGAGGCGATCGACCTGCCCCTGTTCCACACGCAGCACTTCCCCTCCTCCTTCTATCCGCGCAACTCGCGGCCGGGCCATCTGATGATCGAGGAGAGCATCGGCGCGGCCGCGCTCGCCGAACTGGAACGCCGCGGCCATGCGGTCGAGAAGGCACCCGCCTGGACCGTGGGGCGGCTGACTGCGGCAGAACGCAGCGCCGACGGGCTCTTGCGCGCCGCGGCGACGCCGCGTCTGATGCAGGCCTATGCCGCCGGCCGCTGA
- a CDS encoding TRAP-type C4-dicarboxylate transport system, small permease component, with protein sequence MNDDAVAVRGRSPVIPEIVVALSGGLLKAEHRAIQALMFLLSALILLNVATRYAGHPIYWIDESAVYSVVWLTFIGASAMTRMRLDFAVTMLTDHLPKRGAAIARAISTFGVIAFGLALAAMCWLWLDPLGIARAGFDAKEYAAQSFNFIYTERTQTLNWPTWVIYMIMPVFALSMTLHALANLFEDLGIVAKRELPGFAANADGVVN encoded by the coding sequence ATGAATGATGATGCTGTCGCTGTGCGTGGCCGCTCTCCGGTGATTCCGGAGATTGTGGTGGCTTTGTCCGGGGGGCTGCTGAAGGCCGAGCATCGCGCGATCCAGGCGCTGATGTTCCTGCTGTCGGCGCTCATTCTGCTGAACGTCGCCACCCGCTATGCCGGCCATCCGATCTACTGGATCGACGAGTCGGCGGTCTACAGCGTGGTCTGGCTCACCTTCATCGGCGCCTCGGCGATGACGCGCATGCGCCTCGACTTCGCGGTCACCATGCTGACCGATCATCTTCCCAAACGGGGCGCGGCGATCGCGCGTGCCATATCAACCTTCGGCGTCATCGCGTTCGGCCTCGCGCTCGCCGCGATGTGCTGGCTCTGGCTCGATCCGCTGGGCATTGCGCGTGCAGGCTTCGATGCCAAGGAATACGCCGCGCAGTCGTTCAACTTCATCTACACCGAGCGCACCCAGACGCTGAACTGGCCGACCTGGGTGATCTACATGATCATGCCGGTCTTCGCCCTGTCGATGACGCTGCATGCGCTGGCGAACCTGTTCGAGGATCTCGGGATCGTCGCGAAGCGGGAATTGCCCGGCTTCGCCGCCAATGCAGACGGGGTGGTGAACTGA
- a CDS encoding TRAP-type C4-dicarboxylate transport system, periplasmic component: MTVTRRRLIAAAAVLPIAKPALLLAQSKDLRLGILTPNGHPWNVAAVKVGERLKAETNGRLNLTVFHSGQLGNEAAMLQQMQSGALDMGWIMAAELGSRVPAIGAITAPYIVDSTAKIAKLVRHPVAMSLFDVLPRETGCVGLAWGITGMRAVFAAKEIDGVGGIKGMKLRINPTPVYRDFYQLLGAAPTPIPTPQVFDAMTNGQVDGLEADLEFSWNQRFDKVSKTILQMNAIFMPVIALASGRVWQGMPAADRELIQKTVRAALDEQIDALAGNEPKLVEQFKAAGANFKFANPKDTEGVVAEFDKIWLPKAPVLAELRKAGKSITT, translated from the coding sequence ATGACCGTCACGCGCCGCCGCCTGATTGCCGCCGCCGCCGTTTTGCCGATCGCCAAACCTGCCCTGCTGCTCGCCCAGAGCAAGGATCTGCGCCTCGGCATCCTGACGCCCAACGGCCACCCCTGGAACGTCGCGGCCGTCAAGGTCGGCGAGCGGCTGAAGGCCGAGACGAACGGCCGCCTGAACTTGACCGTGTTCCACTCCGGCCAGCTCGGTAACGAGGCGGCGATGCTGCAGCAGATGCAGTCCGGTGCGCTCGACATGGGCTGGATCATGGCGGCCGAGCTCGGCTCGCGCGTGCCGGCGATCGGGGCGATCACCGCGCCCTATATCGTCGATTCCACCGCCAAGATCGCCAAGCTGGTTCGTCACCCGGTCGCGATGAGCCTCTTCGACGTGCTGCCGCGCGAGACGGGCTGCGTCGGCCTGGCCTGGGGCATCACCGGCATGCGCGCCGTCTTCGCCGCGAAGGAGATCGATGGCGTCGGCGGAATCAAGGGGATGAAGCTGCGCATCAACCCGACGCCGGTCTATCGCGACTTCTACCAGCTGCTCGGTGCGGCCCCGACCCCGATCCCGACGCCGCAGGTCTTCGACGCCATGACCAACGGCCAGGTCGATGGTCTCGAGGCCGATCTGGAGTTCTCCTGGAACCAGCGCTTCGACAAGGTCTCGAAGACGATCCTGCAGATGAACGCGATCTTCATGCCGGTGATCGCGCTCGCCTCGGGGCGTGTCTGGCAGGGTATGCCGGCGGCTGACCGGGAGCTGATCCAGAAGACGGTCCGGGCCGCGCTCGACGAGCAGATCGACGCGCTCGCCGGCAACGAGCCCAAGCTCGTCGAGCAGTTCAAGGCGGCGGGCGCCAACTTCAAATTCGCCAACCCGAAGGATACCGAGGGGGTCGTCGCGGAGTTCGACAAGATCTGGCTGCCCAAGGCGCCGGTTCTGGCCGAACTGCGCAAGGCCGGAAAATCGATCACGACCTGA
- a CDS encoding conserved hypothetical protein (Evidence 4 : Unknown function but conserved in other organisms), translating into MTWSIVARDAATGAYGVAVSTCAFAVGSRVPYGGGRIGAIATQAFVNPLYGIDGLRLLQEGRSALEIVATLTAADEGRAHRQLHVIDRDGKIAAHTGAACIDWCGAVDGPQVSVAGNMLSGPEVVQETLKAYIAASALDFDERLLVALEAGEKAGGDKRGRQSAAIRIWSGEPVPSFDIRVDDHAEPLQELRRLWRLAHQRYVPFQQASPSRSRPAGVTDRTELDRLCADYAANWNARHPG; encoded by the coding sequence ATGACCTGGTCCATCGTCGCCCGCGACGCCGCCACCGGCGCCTATGGCGTCGCCGTCTCGACCTGCGCCTTCGCCGTCGGCTCGCGCGTGCCCTATGGCGGCGGGCGGATCGGCGCCATCGCGACGCAGGCCTTCGTCAATCCGCTCTACGGCATCGACGGCCTGAGGCTGCTGCAGGAAGGGCGTTCGGCACTCGAAATCGTCGCGACCCTGACCGCGGCCGATGAAGGCCGCGCCCATCGCCAGCTCCATGTCATCGACCGCGATGGCAAGATCGCCGCCCATACCGGCGCGGCCTGCATCGACTGGTGCGGGGCGGTGGACGGGCCGCAGGTCTCGGTCGCCGGAAATATGCTCTCCGGGCCGGAAGTCGTGCAGGAGACGCTGAAGGCCTATATCGCCGCCTCGGCGCTCGACTTCGACGAGCGCCTGCTAGTCGCGCTCGAAGCCGGCGAGAAGGCGGGCGGCGACAAGCGCGGCAGGCAATCGGCCGCGATCCGCATCTGGAGCGGCGAGCCGGTGCCGAGCTTCGACATCCGCGTCGACGATCACGCCGAGCCGCTGCAGGAGCTGCGCCGGCTCTGGCGCCTCGCCCATCAGCGCTATGTGCCGTTCCAGCAGGCCTCGCCCTCGCGCAGCCGCCCGGCCGGCGTCACCGACCGGACCGAGCTCGACAGGCTGTGCGCGGACTACGCCGCCAACTGGAACGCGCGGCATCCGGGGTGA